CTCGTTCGAGGGTCATTCGCGGATCGTCGCCGGCCAGAGAACGCCCGCCGCGTGGCCGCGTGGCTGCTCGGCGCCGTCTGCGCGGGTGCGATCATCTCGACCGCCACGGCCCAGCGCACCGGCTCGGGCTACAAGCCGCCGCGCGTCTCGGCGCACGGCACGCCGGAGGAACTCGAGGGCGTCGACATCGATGTCACGAAGCTCGGCGCGCAGGTGCCGCTCGACCTTCCCTTCGTGGATGACCACGGGCGACCGGTCACGCTGCGGGAGGTCCTGCGTCCCGATCGACCGGCCATTCTCCAACTGGGCTATCTGCGCTGCCCCATGCTGTGCAGCCTGGTCCTGAACCGGCTCGTGGCGGGGCTCCAGGGCGTCGACTGGAGTGCGGGCGATCAGTTCGATGTGATCTCGGTGAGCATCAACCCCGAGGAGAAGCATGACCTCGCCGCGGCCAAGAAGGCCGGGTATGTCATTGAGTACGGCCGTCCGCAGAGCGCGAATGGCTGGCACTTCCTGACGGGGCCAGAGTCGAGCAGCCGCGGACTCGCGGATGCGGTTGGATTCGGATTCCGCCTTCAGCCCGATGGTGAGTACGCCCACGCGGCGTGCCTCTTTGTGCTGACGCCCGATGGGCGCGTCTCGCGCCAGCTCTACGGCGCCGACCAGAAGCCCTCAACGCTTCGAATGGCGCTCCTCGAAGCCTCGGGGGGCACGATCGGCACCATCGTGGATCGCTTCATCCTCTGGTGTCATGTCTATGACCCGGACCGTGCCACCTATGCGTGGTTTGCCTTCCGATTCATGCAGATCGGCGGCGTAGTCACGCTGCTTGGCATTGTGGCGGGGGTCGTCTGGATGCAGTGGATCTCCACTCGCCGGGAGCGCTCGACACCCAGCATCACGCCGCCCTTTGACGCCGGACCCAAGTCATGACCGAGTTCCTCTTCGCCATCGCACCTGTCGCTCTCGCCGACACCGCCACGCCGGTCCTCGGTGGTGACTTCTGGTTGCCTGAGCCCGCATCGACCTTTGCGGGCGGGCTGGACCAGATGTTCTACTTCATCAACTGGCTCTGCTACTTCTTCTTCGCGTTGATCGCCGTGCTCATGGTGATCTTCGTGGTGAAGTACCGGGCGCCGAAGGGGCACACCTTCCGGACCGATGGTCCCACGCACAACACACCACTCGAACTCACCTGGCTGGTGATTCCGCTGATTCTGGTGGTCGTCATCTTCTGGCTCGGCTTCGCCGGTTCACGCACCCTGGGCGTCGAGGGCTATGTTGGCCTGGTCACGCCTCCGAGGAACAGCTACGAGATCCAGGCGACGGCGGTGAAGTGGTCATGGACCTTCAAGTACCCCAACGGTGTCATCACCGATGATCTCTACATCCCCGCCGGCGAGCCGGTGAAGATGGTGCTCAAGTCGACCGATGTGCTCCACTCCTTCTACATTCCC
The Phycisphaeraceae bacterium genome window above contains:
- a CDS encoding SCO family protein; this encodes MATLTDTMLALVRGSFADRRRPENARRVAAWLLGAVCAGAIISTATAQRTGSGYKPPRVSAHGTPEELEGVDIDVTKLGAQVPLDLPFVDDHGRPVTLREVLRPDRPAILQLGYLRCPMLCSLVLNRLVAGLQGVDWSAGDQFDVISVSINPEEKHDLAAAKKAGYVIEYGRPQSANGWHFLTGPESSSRGLADAVGFGFRLQPDGEYAHAACLFVLTPDGRVSRQLYGADQKPSTLRMALLEASGGTIGTIVDRFILWCHVYDPDRATYAWFAFRFMQIGGVVTLLGIVAGVVWMQWISTRRERSTPSITPPFDAGPKS